Proteins from a single region of Akkermansiaceae bacterium:
- a CDS encoding response regulator transcription factor → MSASPVIRLLLADDHYIVLMGLKSLLKLRKEFKVVATAGDGEEVVALYREHQPDIALLDLRMPKLDGIQATERVRAEFPDARIILLTSFDREEEIHQALKAGVAGYLLKESKLPELSEAIRTVFRGGKWFPKEILDLARERAALPELSKREVEVLDLVAKGLTNKEIAGVLGFSEDGAKHHLRKIYEKLGVNVRAEAISEALRRGILRE, encoded by the coding sequence ATGAGTGCCTCACCCGTCATCCGTCTGCTGCTCGCGGACGACCACTACATCGTCCTGATGGGTCTGAAGTCGCTGTTGAAGCTGCGGAAGGAGTTCAAGGTGGTGGCCACCGCCGGGGACGGGGAGGAGGTCGTCGCGCTCTACCGCGAGCACCAGCCGGACATCGCCCTGCTGGACCTGCGGATGCCGAAGCTCGACGGCATCCAGGCCACGGAGCGGGTGCGCGCGGAGTTTCCGGATGCCAGGATCATCCTGTTGACCAGCTTTGACCGGGAGGAGGAAATCCACCAGGCGCTGAAGGCGGGGGTGGCCGGTTACCTTCTCAAGGAATCAAAGCTCCCGGAGCTGTCGGAGGCCATCCGGACCGTGTTTCGTGGAGGGAAGTGGTTTCCCAAGGAAATCCTCGACCTGGCAAGGGAGCGGGCCGCCCTGCCGGAGCTGTCGAAGCGCGAGGTGGAGGTTCTCGACCTCGTGGCGAAGGGCCTCACCAACAAGGAAATCGCGGGCGTGCTCGGCTTCAGTGAGGACGGGGCGAAGCACCACCTGCGGAAGATCTACGAAAAGCTGGGCGTCAACGTCCGTGCGGAGGCCATCAGCGAAGCCCTGCGGCGCGGCATCCTGCGGGAGTAG
- the rnc gene encoding ribonuclease III, which yields MQPLESRIQYKFRNSLLLAEALTHPSLAYESQRPHFDNQRLEFLGDAVLQLIVTEELYRMFPDFTEGKLTKLRSRVVSRRALARFAMAIHLGDYVLLGKGEEATGGRRRLSTLADAFESLIGAVYLDAGPGPATKLVLRLFESEIGAMASSPEERNPKGELQECLQALHPQAPSYRIIGETGPDHRRVFQAEVSWRDKILATGKGKSKKEAEARAAAEALRSRMWEE from the coding sequence ATGCAGCCTCTAGAGAGCAGGATTCAATACAAATTCCGCAATTCACTTCTGCTGGCGGAAGCGCTTACCCATCCCAGTCTGGCCTACGAGTCACAGAGGCCCCATTTCGACAACCAGCGGCTGGAATTCCTGGGTGATGCCGTCCTCCAACTGATCGTCACGGAGGAACTCTACCGGATGTTCCCTGACTTCACCGAAGGGAAGCTCACCAAACTGCGCTCCCGCGTGGTCTCACGCCGCGCGCTCGCCCGTTTCGCAATGGCGATCCACCTGGGCGACTACGTGCTGCTGGGGAAAGGCGAGGAAGCGACCGGCGGCCGCCGCCGTCTCTCGACGCTGGCGGATGCCTTTGAGTCGCTGATCGGCGCGGTCTATCTGGATGCCGGCCCCGGCCCGGCGACGAAGCTGGTGCTGCGGCTTTTCGAAAGCGAGATCGGCGCGATGGCGTCCAGCCCGGAGGAGCGCAATCCGAAAGGGGAACTGCAGGAATGCCTGCAGGCCCTCCATCCGCAGGCCCCCTCCTACCGCATCATCGGCGAGACGGGGCCCGACCACCGCCGGGTGTTCCAGGCGGAGGTTTCCTGGCGGGACAAGATCCTCGCGACCGGCAAGGGCAAGAGCAAAAAGGAAGCGGAGGCCCGCGCCGCCGCCGAGGCACTGCGCTCCCGCATGTGGGAGGAATGA
- a CDS encoding SGNH/GDSL hydrolase family protein has protein sequence MKLRLCLLLCLFTATPAFASKLVDNLKAGKDQTVVVYGTSLTAGGKWVASTKEWLSSINPDAKVNIINGGQSGQNSLVGLAKLDDVVIAKKPDTVFIEFAVNDAFLYPEEQKRVSAKQSGENLETMIKRIRKALPDAEIIIQTMNPAWDSPKGNGSASKRPDLAACYESYRKVAAKHGLLLIDHHRNWEQIRAENEDLFRTYVMDGIHPTAEASVKVTFPEVKKMLEK, from the coding sequence ATGAAACTCCGGCTCTGTCTCCTTCTCTGTCTTTTTACCGCCACTCCGGCCTTCGCCTCGAAGCTGGTCGATAACCTGAAGGCCGGAAAGGACCAGACCGTCGTCGTATATGGCACTAGCCTCACGGCGGGTGGAAAGTGGGTGGCCTCCACCAAGGAGTGGCTCTCCTCCATCAATCCGGACGCGAAGGTCAACATCATCAACGGCGGCCAGTCCGGCCAGAACTCGCTCGTTGGCTTGGCAAAGCTGGATGACGTGGTCATCGCGAAAAAGCCGGACACCGTGTTCATCGAGTTCGCCGTGAACGACGCCTTCCTTTATCCCGAGGAACAGAAGCGGGTGTCCGCAAAGCAGAGCGGGGAGAACCTCGAAACCATGATCAAAAGGATCCGCAAGGCGCTGCCGGATGCGGAGATCATCATCCAGACCATGAACCCGGCCTGGGATTCCCCGAAAGGCAACGGCTCCGCCTCCAAGCGCCCCGACCTGGCGGCTTGCTATGAGAGCTACCGGAAAGTCGCCGCCAAGCACGGCCTGCTGCTCATCGACCACCACAGGAACTGGGAACAGATCCGCGCGGAGAACGAGGACCTGTTCCGGACCTACGTCATGGACGGCATCCACCCGACGGCGGAGGCCTCGGTGAAAGTCACCTTTCCTGAAGTGAAGAAGATGCTGGAAAAATAA